The following proteins come from a genomic window of Methanosarcina sp. MTP4:
- a CDS encoding M48 family metallopeptidase — translation MPDHPADVPFSSRIFKLNYAPRSEEKIQPEVVDSKRQWIYEKINHPQKYQDLPHPPGKELVSGESALYLGRHNTASSWLIRIYPRFSLPIVSLFLLLKEKSEKRPCGNGISAEPEKKIVPRVKHHTRELGVDFAEVKIVDNCYRWGSCTVNNNVNFNWRLIKAPMFVIDYVIIHELAHLIEPNHTPRFWNIIRAQSPTMEKAKVWLKENGQLLEQMI, via the coding sequence ATGCCCGATCATCCTGCTGACGTGCCCTTTTCCTCTCGTATCTTCAAACTGAACTATGCACCAAGATCTGAAGAAAAAATACAGCCTGAGGTAGTGGATTCAAAACGTCAATGGATATACGAAAAAATTAACCATCCCCAGAAATATCAGGACCTCCCTCATCCACCAGGGAAAGAACTGGTCAGCGGTGAATCTGCGCTTTACCTGGGCCGTCACAATACCGCATCGAGTTGGTTAATACGGATTTATCCGAGATTCAGTTTGCCCATCGTTTCCTTATTCCTGCTACTCAAGGAGAAAAGTGAGAAGAGGCCTTGCGGGAATGGTATATCAGCAGAGCCAGAGAAAAAAATTGTCCCAAGGGTCAAGCATCACACTCGCGAACTAGGGGTCGATTTTGCCGAGGTCAAGATAGTCGACAACTGCTACCGTTGGGGATCCTGCACCGTGAATAATAACGTTAATTTCAACTGGCGGCTGATAAAGGCACCGATGTTCGTCATTGATTATGTTATCATTCACGAACTTGCCCATCTCATTGAGCCCAACCATACTCCTAGGTTTTGGAATATTATTCGTGCTCAATCTCCGACAATGGAAAAGGCAAAGGTCTGGCTGAAGGAGAATGGACAACTGCTGGAACAGATGATATGA
- the cas2 gene encoding CRISPR-associated endonuclease Cas2, which yields MNKKANQKKKANQKKANPEELKLLVWVIYDITENRPRQKVSDCCKSYGLYRVQKSVFLGDLNANERDSLAVECEELVDTDRDSVYVFPMDEQSFKKVQLIGQAFDKELVSDEVITKFF from the coding sequence GTGAATAAGAAAGCAAATCAGAAGAAGAAGGCAAATCAGAAGAAGGCAAATCCGGAGGAATTAAAACTGCTTGTCTGGGTAATATACGACATCACGGAAAACAGACCTCGCCAGAAGGTCAGTGACTGCTGCAAGAGTTATGGGCTTTACAGGGTCCAGAAAAGTGTATTTCTGGGAGACCTGAACGCAAATGAAAGAGATTCACTGGCAGTTGAATGTGAAGAATTGGTTGATACCGACAGGGATTCAGTATATGTTTTCCCGATGGATGAACAGTCATTCAAGAAAGTCCAGCTAATCGGGCAGGCTTTTGACAAAGAACTCGTCAGTGACGAAGTTATTACAAAATTCTTTTGA
- the istA gene encoding IS21 family transposase: MLKMEDWLVIRDYNSRGLNISEIARKTGHDRKTVRKYLNKKTPLEPQKRPTRPSKLDSFKPHILKKLSESPYTAARLFREIKEMGYEGGETIVKDFIRQIRPKQGVDAVLRYETKAGVQSQVDWGELGTVEFDGKLKKLFCFNMILGYSRMRYVEFTLSIDTPTLIQCHLNAFQYFGGWTQEILYDNMKQVVIRRALKSSDSEWNPQFEDFFKYYRFIPRLCRPYRPQTKGKIESTVGYVKRDFFLGREFSSLESLNVQVMGWLKRVNSSVHGTTHEIPLERFKEENLASLDQVPAYRVVKEETRKISRDCYISYLGNKYSVPYKFAGRTAELHISEGKFEVCVDNECICEHEILHEYGSVIRRKEHFQGLLSEILKENSACRNTSKPPMKFSGPEVEKRSLEIYEAFSQGGSV; this comes from the coding sequence ATGCTGAAAATGGAGGATTGGTTAGTGATAAGAGATTATAATTCACGAGGCTTGAACATAAGTGAAATCGCCAGAAAAACAGGACATGATCGGAAAACTGTGAGGAAATATCTCAACAAGAAGACACCTCTTGAACCCCAAAAACGTCCGACAAGACCGAGCAAACTCGATTCCTTCAAACCTCACATACTCAAAAAGCTTAGTGAATCCCCCTATACCGCAGCTCGCCTCTTTCGCGAAATCAAGGAAATGGGCTATGAAGGTGGGGAGACCATCGTTAAGGATTTTATAAGACAGATCAGACCTAAACAGGGAGTAGATGCGGTACTCCGCTATGAGACAAAAGCTGGTGTCCAATCCCAGGTTGATTGGGGAGAATTAGGAACAGTTGAATTCGATGGAAAACTCAAGAAGCTTTTCTGTTTTAACATGATTCTTGGATACTCCAGAATGAGATATGTAGAATTTACACTGAGTATCGACACACCTACACTTATTCAGTGTCATTTGAATGCGTTTCAGTACTTTGGTGGATGGACACAGGAGATCCTGTATGACAACATGAAACAGGTTGTAATCAGGAGAGCATTGAAATCATCTGATTCAGAGTGGAACCCTCAGTTTGAGGATTTCTTCAAGTATTACAGATTTATTCCTCGCTTGTGCAGGCCATACAGACCTCAGACGAAAGGGAAAATTGAAAGCACTGTTGGATACGTCAAGAGGGATTTCTTCCTTGGAAGAGAGTTCAGTTCCCTTGAAAGCCTAAATGTTCAGGTTATGGGATGGTTAAAGAGAGTGAATTCAAGTGTCCATGGAACAACTCATGAAATCCCTCTTGAACGCTTCAAGGAGGAGAACTTGGCCTCTCTGGATCAGGTTCCCGCATACAGAGTTGTTAAGGAAGAGACCAGAAAGATTTCAAGAGACTGTTATATTTCTTATCTTGGAAATAAATATTCTGTTCCTTACAAGTTTGCAGGAAGAACTGCAGAGCTTCATATATCAGAGGGAAAGTTCGAGGTTTGTGTCGATAACGAGTGCATTTGTGAACATGAGATCCTACATGAATACGGTAGTGTGATCAGGAGAAAGGAACACTTTCAGGGACTCCTGAGTGAGATTCTAAAAGAGAATTCTGCTTGCAGAAATACTTCAAAGCCTCCAATGAAGTTTTCAGGCCCAGAAGTGGAGAAGAGATCTCTTGAGATCTATGAAGCTTTTAGTCAAGGAGGTTCAGTATGA
- a CDS encoding CRISPR-associated endonuclease Cas6: protein MHIDYSSVQYPDVRLHMRDGSKLRGFFAKKYSFEELMHNHGEKGPIYRYPLVQYKVIDGIPTLVGLGEGANLILDIGICEEEINIEGTRFCLERAEINTESIFFGVGNEINEYVFKTPWFALNQKNIDKYNAADEIEKDDLLTKILIGNLLSMAKYLDCRIEDKIRVKLDVKPIRVNFKGKTMAGFKGGFKSNFNLPDYVGIGKSVSRGYGSIKKR, encoded by the coding sequence TTGCATATAGATTACAGCTCCGTACAGTATCCCGATGTTCGTCTCCATATGCGTGATGGTTCAAAACTTAGAGGTTTCTTTGCAAAAAAATATTCTTTTGAAGAACTAATGCATAATCATGGGGAAAAAGGACCGATTTACAGGTATCCTTTAGTTCAGTACAAAGTCATCGATGGCATACCTACTCTTGTGGGGTTGGGTGAAGGTGCAAACCTTATTTTGGACATTGGTATTTGTGAGGAGGAAATAAATATTGAGGGAACCCGGTTTTGTCTAGAGAGAGCAGAAATTAATACCGAATCTATTTTTTTTGGTGTTGGTAACGAGATTAATGAATATGTTTTCAAAACTCCCTGGTTTGCATTGAATCAAAAAAATATAGATAAGTATAATGCGGCGGATGAAATCGAGAAAGACGACTTATTAACTAAAATATTGATAGGAAACTTGCTTTCCATGGCTAAATATCTGGATTGCCGGATTGAAGATAAAATTAGAGTTAAGCTGGATGTCAAACCAATAAGAGTAAATTTCAAAGGTAAAACAATGGCTGGATTTAAAGGCGGGTTCAAATCCAATTTTAATCTCCCTGATTATGTAGGGATTGGAAAATCCGTTTCCAGAGGATATGGTTCGATTAAAAAGCGATAA
- a CDS encoding SUMF1/EgtB/PvdO family nonheme iron enzyme, with translation MNPPLRITRETEFYQGFIRFKMSITNESPSIIADVILDFYFEEALLRIDRHEPDFQLKNDKIFLGNIHSGESKSVAVYFDPLMCSRGTEINCQVTYRDAGGRLGSAFMEPKVVSVVCPILYTDSDINVGRLKEFIEVLPSRDSKVYNIQNGFDISSLVHIAREVVEKHDVRHIRTFRMKDGKECEIWYYGKTKVHQENLVIKISLRFEKQSLELFVTTERAETLTGFLAEVGRNLKNSLETRATGRGNVTNLTIKDSIIQRSNLLDHCDMDGRCSTNIIVEDSVIQHSSISSGRAGRAPPEMKTGIRIDVGESETFRKQQEELNHLRKEIEELQRHKENEDRLRQEREHQEKQKEEKEKLRQELERLMKQKEEEAEKLRKQREARKLEAPKTLTCHGIEFVHIPVGEFMMGSNEYDTGNPIHKVKIGISFYLGKYPVTQKQWKAVMGSNPSHFKGDDLPVEKVSWYDVQEFIEKLNGMESTNKYRLPSEVEWEYACRAGTKTGYYFGDSESKLGDYAWYRDNSNKKTHSVGHKKPNPWDLYDMHGNVWEWCQGRGHGNYDSAPFDGSARGNISAWVVRGGSWFDNADSCRSADCSRVLPDCCSFDIGFRLLREL, from the coding sequence TTGAATCCACCACTTCGAATTACCCGTGAAACTGAATTTTATCAGGGCTTCATCCGCTTCAAGATGTCTATTACTAATGAATCGCCTTCAATAATAGCAGACGTCATCCTCGACTTCTATTTTGAAGAAGCCCTGCTTCGAATCGACCGACATGAACCGGACTTTCAGCTGAAGAATGACAAGATTTTTCTGGGAAACATCCACAGTGGGGAATCCAAGTCCGTTGCTGTCTATTTTGACCCCCTTATGTGTTCAAGGGGCACCGAGATCAATTGCCAGGTTACGTACAGGGATGCAGGCGGAAGGCTTGGTTCGGCATTCATGGAGCCTAAGGTAGTCAGTGTTGTCTGCCCGATCCTGTACACCGATTCCGACATTAACGTAGGCAGGCTCAAGGAATTCATCGAAGTGCTTCCGAGCAGGGACAGCAAGGTATATAATATCCAGAATGGCTTCGACATCTCCAGCCTCGTGCACATCGCAAGGGAAGTTGTCGAGAAGCACGATGTCAGGCATATTCGCACCTTCCGCATGAAGGACGGGAAAGAGTGTGAAATCTGGTATTACGGGAAAACCAAAGTTCATCAGGAAAACCTTGTAATAAAAATCTCTCTCAGATTCGAAAAGCAAAGCTTAGAACTCTTTGTCACAACTGAAAGGGCTGAAACCCTTACCGGTTTTTTGGCTGAAGTTGGGCGCAACCTGAAAAATAGCCTTGAAACCAGAGCAACTGGCAGGGGCAACGTTACCAATCTTACTATAAAGGATTCCATTATCCAGCGGAGCAACCTTCTGGACCACTGTGATATGGACGGAAGGTGTTCAACGAACATTATTGTCGAGGACAGTGTGATCCAGCATTCCAGCATCTCGTCTGGAAGAGCGGGGAGAGCTCCTCCAGAGATGAAAACGGGAATTAGAATCGATGTTGGCGAGTCTGAAACTTTCCGCAAGCAGCAGGAAGAACTGAACCATTTGAGGAAAGAGATTGAAGAGCTTCAGAGACATAAGGAAAACGAAGATCGCTTGCGTCAGGAAAGAGAGCATCAGGAAAAGCAGAAAGAAGAAAAGGAAAAGTTAAGGCAGGAGCTTGAAAGGTTAATGAAACAGAAGGAGGAAGAAGCAGAAAAGCTCCGGAAACAAAGAGAAGCCAGGAAGTTAGAGGCTCCGAAGACCCTGACCTGCCATGGTATTGAGTTTGTGCATATTCCTGTCGGGGAGTTTATGATGGGTTCAAATGAATATGATACCGGAAATCCAATTCATAAAGTAAAGATTGGGATATCTTTCTACCTTGGCAAATACCCGGTTACCCAGAAACAGTGGAAAGCTGTAATGGGCAGTAATCCTTCACATTTCAAAGGTGATGATCTACCCGTTGAAAAAGTATCATGGTATGATGTTCAGGAATTCATTGAAAAGCTCAACGGAATGGAAAGCACAAACAAGTATCGTCTGCCATCTGAAGTTGAATGGGAATATGCTTGTCGTGCCGGGACAAAAACAGGTTATTACTTTGGAGATAGCGAATCGAAACTTGGGGATTACGCATGGTATCGGGATAATTCAAATAAGAAGACTCATTCAGTTGGCCACAAGAAGCCCAATCCCTGGGATCTTTATGATATGCATGGAAATGTGTGGGAATGGTGTCAGGGAAGGGGGCATGGTAATTATGATAGTGCACCATTTGATGGAAGTGCTAGGGGAAATATATCTGCCTGGGTAGTGAGGGGGGGCAGCTGGTTTGACAACGCCGATAGCTGCCGATCGGCAGACTGCAGCAGGGTTCTCCCCGACTGTTGCAGCTTCGACATTGGCTTCCGTCTTCTGAGAGAATTGTAA
- the istB gene encoding IS21-like element helper ATPase IstB, whose translation MNNFTYERLHNNLQCLKLDTIEEILDNYLELAAKDSKTTMEVLDHLLEQERKHRDAAAINRRMKSAVFPVKKTLEEFDFEFQPSVDKTVIKDLSTLRFVHNTENIVLLGPPGVGKSHLAVALGMEAVKAGFSVYFVNAGNLIERLKKANREGVFEKKMRDFTKYKLLIIDEMGYLPFDEEGAHCLFQLISKRYEKSSTIFTSNKSYGEWGEIFQDHVIAAAVLDRILHHCTTINIKGESYRLKERKRQGIKTVIPYT comes from the coding sequence ATGAACAATTTCACATACGAAAGGCTTCACAATAACCTTCAGTGTCTGAAACTGGATACCATTGAAGAGATCCTGGACAACTATCTGGAACTCGCTGCAAAAGACAGCAAGACAACAATGGAAGTTCTTGATCATCTGCTTGAACAGGAAAGGAAACACAGGGATGCTGCGGCAATTAACAGAAGGATGAAAAGTGCAGTATTCCCTGTAAAAAAGACTCTTGAGGAATTTGATTTCGAGTTTCAACCGTCCGTTGATAAAACTGTGATTAAAGACCTTTCTACTTTGAGATTTGTACACAACACTGAAAATATTGTTTTACTCGGTCCTCCTGGAGTTGGGAAATCCCATCTTGCAGTCGCTCTTGGAATGGAAGCCGTGAAAGCAGGTTTTTCTGTTTACTTTGTCAATGCAGGCAACCTTATAGAGAGATTAAAAAAAGCAAATCGGGAAGGTGTATTTGAAAAGAAGATGAGGGACTTTACGAAATACAAACTACTGATAATCGATGAAATGGGCTATCTTCCTTTTGATGAAGAAGGAGCACATTGTTTATTTCAGCTTATATCAAAACGTTATGAGAAAAGCTCAACTATCTTTACCTCAAACAAGTCTTATGGAGAATGGGGTGAAATATTCCAAGACCATGTAATAGCGGCGGCTGTACTTGATCGTATACTCCATCACTGCACAACAATCAACATCAAAGGAGAAAGCTACAGGCTTAAGGAGAGGAAAAGACAGGGCATAAAAACGGTAATTCCATACACCTAA
- the cas1 gene encoding CRISPR-associated endonuclease Cas1, producing MKGDGGIQLVINTRGSYLKKKNNCFLVKNDDKVFEVSEKKVESILITTSATITTDAIKFAVENNIDIVFLDKFGDPYGRVWHSKLGSTTYIRRRQLEISDEPEGFKLAKGWVIQKVENQVQLLKDLKKNRPEQKEELEAYISDIEDLKTQLEELEGTLEGKRNSIMGLEGMASRHYFEALNFLMPDDWKFNGRSRNPAQDGFNCLLNYGYGVLYSKVEKACIIAGLDPYVGFNHTDNYNKKSLVFDLIEMYRVYADRTVFNLFSRKQVKESFFDEIPKGMTLNREGKAVLITAVNETFEKSITYYGRNIKIGNIIQFDCHRIANNLIKK from the coding sequence ATAAAAGGGGATGGTGGCATACAACTCGTAATCAACACCCGTGGTTCCTACCTGAAAAAGAAAAACAACTGCTTCCTGGTCAAAAACGACGACAAAGTCTTCGAAGTCTCCGAAAAGAAAGTGGAGAGCATCCTGATTACGACTTCGGCTACCATCACCACAGACGCCATAAAATTTGCCGTAGAAAACAATATCGACATCGTTTTTCTGGACAAGTTCGGGGACCCATATGGCAGAGTCTGGCACTCAAAACTGGGAAGCACAACGTACATCCGGAGAAGGCAGCTTGAGATATCGGATGAGCCGGAAGGTTTCAAACTGGCAAAAGGCTGGGTCATACAAAAGGTCGAAAATCAGGTCCAATTATTGAAAGACCTTAAAAAGAACCGGCCTGAGCAAAAGGAAGAACTCGAAGCTTACATTTCTGACATTGAAGACCTGAAGACCCAGCTTGAGGAGCTTGAGGGAACTCTTGAAGGGAAACGCAATAGCATAATGGGACTTGAAGGGATGGCTTCAAGGCACTATTTTGAAGCCCTTAACTTCCTTATGCCTGATGATTGGAAATTTAACGGGCGGAGCCGGAACCCTGCTCAGGACGGGTTCAACTGCCTTTTGAACTATGGGTATGGGGTCCTCTATTCAAAGGTTGAAAAGGCCTGCATCATAGCGGGGCTTGACCCTTATGTGGGTTTCAACCATACGGATAATTACAACAAAAAATCTCTAGTTTTCGACCTGATCGAGATGTATCGGGTCTATGCGGACAGGACAGTATTCAATCTATTTTCAAGGAAACAGGTCAAGGAAAGCTTTTTTGATGAAATTCCTAAAGGCATGACCCTAAACAGAGAGGGTAAAGCCGTACTCATAACGGCAGTAAACGAAACTTTTGAAAAAAGCATTACATACTATGGCAGGAACATAAAAATTGGGAACATAATCCAGTTTGACTGCCACAGGATAGCAAACAACCTGATAAAAAAGTGA
- the cas4 gene encoding CRISPR-associated protein Cas4 — MQAAGENQKEALEGTLITISDVLEYLFCPRFIFYMYCLDIPQHEEKRFKVQKGREVHETRKLTNRDHTRKRLNCKRKESEVFIASSKNHIKGIVDEVLFLEDGTAAPLEYKFAEYKDKIFKTYKNQLILQALLIQENYNIEVNRGYICFTRSNNLVKEIAIKPSDFDKSLKIIQEILDVMNKGVYPKTTRSSRKCIDCCYRNICV; from the coding sequence ATGCAGGCTGCAGGAGAAAACCAAAAAGAAGCTCTGGAAGGGACCTTAATCACGATTTCAGATGTGCTAGAATACCTGTTCTGCCCCAGATTCATCTTTTATATGTATTGCCTTGATATTCCACAACACGAAGAAAAACGCTTCAAGGTCCAGAAAGGCAGGGAAGTGCATGAAACCCGAAAACTCACTAACAGGGATCATACGAGAAAAAGGTTGAACTGCAAAAGAAAAGAGAGCGAAGTATTCATAGCCTCCAGTAAAAACCACATAAAAGGAATCGTTGATGAAGTCCTGTTTCTGGAAGACGGAACTGCAGCTCCCTTAGAGTACAAATTTGCCGAATACAAGGACAAGATATTCAAGACATATAAAAACCAGTTGATCCTGCAAGCCCTTTTAATCCAGGAAAACTATAACATAGAAGTAAACAGGGGATACATCTGCTTCACTCGAAGCAACAACCTGGTCAAAGAAATTGCCATTAAACCTTCCGATTTTGACAAATCCCTGAAAATAATACAGGAAATCTTAGACGTAATGAATAAAGGCGTGTATCCAAAAACAACAAGATCCTCAAGAAAATGCATAGATTGCTGTTATAGAAATATTTGTGTTTGA